Proteins from a single region of Salipiger sp. H15:
- the phnE gene encoding phosphonate ABC transporter, permease protein PhnE — MADAVLYASADRLFRRKRLVAFGLPALILAYLGYIFFAFDLPGLAERARWDNARILLSDTWSYKTHVTRDNRSGDVAVAIEGERKGEYPAGTAPDWVSPLENGAVRVALKEGQQVILLPGNGFRWEVPGYGLIEARLEGREIVSNLPETGLPDWISASSSRLQVTADGARVSLTRAKTELFRYFPGWELFFFTLDSPYHGHGITEILFGAQIDPARSNLSGAWHDFWQNPMWRHADVAWALFETILMAFLGTMGAALVALPLAFLSARNFAPLMALRFGVRRVFDFLRGMDGLIWTIVLSRAFGPGPLTGALAILLTDTGSFGKLFSEALENVDGKQIEGVASTGAKPVQRYRFGVIPQIVPVLVSQVLYFLESNTRSATIIGAITGGGIGLLLTQAMITQKDWEEVTYYIILVVLMVMAMDSASGWLRRKLIKGN, encoded by the coding sequence TGCCGGCGCTGATCCTCGCCTACCTCGGCTACATCTTCTTCGCCTTCGACCTGCCGGGCCTTGCCGAGCGGGCGCGCTGGGACAACGCGCGCATCCTGCTTTCCGACACCTGGAGCTACAAGACCCACGTCACCCGCGACAACCGCAGCGGCGACGTCGCGGTCGCCATCGAGGGCGAGCGCAAGGGCGAGTACCCGGCCGGTACGGCCCCCGACTGGGTGAGCCCGCTCGAGAATGGCGCGGTCCGCGTCGCGCTGAAGGAAGGCCAGCAGGTGATCCTTCTGCCCGGCAACGGCTTTCGTTGGGAGGTGCCGGGCTACGGTCTGATCGAGGCGCGGCTCGAGGGGCGCGAGATCGTCAGCAACCTGCCCGAAACGGGTCTGCCCGACTGGATCTCGGCCTCCTCCTCGCGGCTGCAGGTCACGGCCGATGGCGCGCGCGTCTCGCTGACCCGCGCCAAGACCGAGCTCTTCCGCTACTTCCCCGGCTGGGAGCTCTTCTTCTTCACGCTCGACAGCCCCTACCACGGCCACGGCATCACCGAGATCCTCTTCGGCGCGCAGATCGACCCGGCGCGGTCCAACCTTTCGGGCGCCTGGCACGACTTCTGGCAGAACCCCATGTGGCGCCATGCCGACGTGGCCTGGGCGCTTTTCGAGACCATCCTCATGGCCTTCCTCGGCACCATGGGCGCGGCGCTGGTCGCGCTGCCGCTGGCGTTCCTGTCGGCGCGGAACTTCGCGCCGCTCATGGCGCTGCGCTTCGGCGTGCGGCGGGTCTTCGACTTCCTGCGTGGCATGGACGGGCTGATCTGGACCATCGTGCTGAGCCGCGCCTTCGGTCCCGGCCCGCTGACCGGGGCGCTGGCCATCCTGCTCACCGACACCGGCAGCTTCGGCAAGCTTTTCTCGGAGGCGCTGGAGAACGTCGATGGCAAGCAGATCGAGGGCGTCGCCTCGACCGGGGCGAAACCGGTGCAGCGCTACCGCTTCGGGGTGATCCCGCAGATCGTGCCGGTGCTGGTGAGCCAGGTGCTCTACTTCCTCGAATCCAACACCCGCTCGGCGACGATCATCGGCGCGATCACCGGCGGCGGCATCGGCCTCTTGCTGACCCAGGCAATGATCACCCAGAAGGACTGGGAAGAGGTCACATATTACATCATCCTCGTCGTGCTGATGGTGATGGCGATGGACAGCGCCTCGGGCTGGCTGCGCCGCAAACTGATCAAGGGAAACTGA
- a CDS encoding chloramphenicol acetyltransferase, translated as MPRLGPDPYFHPDCEVTETELGAYVEIGRGARLNRVEMGDYSYCDRYADLANVTVGKFANIASFTRIGPTDHPMGNASLHHFLYRSEYYWEDTGPDEGFFAARHARRAFIGHDTWIGHGAVVRPEVTIGHGAVVAASAVVTKDVAPYTIVAGVPAQPLRPRFAPELAERMMALAWWDWPHEILRARLSDFRSLPAEAFLEKYETAPTEPA; from the coding sequence ATGCCACGCCTTGGACCCGACCCCTATTTCCATCCCGATTGCGAGGTCACCGAGACCGAGCTCGGGGCCTATGTCGAGATCGGCCGCGGCGCGCGGCTGAACCGGGTGGAGATGGGCGACTATTCCTACTGCGACCGCTACGCCGATCTTGCGAATGTCACGGTGGGCAAGTTCGCCAATATCGCGAGCTTTACCCGGATCGGGCCGACCGATCACCCGATGGGCAATGCCTCGCTGCACCATTTCCTCTACCGCTCGGAATATTACTGGGAGGACACCGGGCCCGACGAGGGTTTCTTTGCCGCCCGCCACGCGCGGCGCGCCTTTATCGGCCATGACACCTGGATCGGGCACGGCGCTGTGGTGCGCCCCGAGGTGACGATCGGCCATGGCGCGGTGGTTGCCGCCTCGGCGGTGGTGACCAAGGACGTCGCGCCCTACACGATCGTGGCGGGGGTCCCGGCGCAGCCGTTGCGGCCGCGCTTCGCGCCCGAACTGGCCGAGCGCATGATGGCGCTCGCCTGGTGGGACTGGCCGCACGAGATCCTGCGCGCGCGGCTTTCGGATTTCCGCAGCCTGCCGGCGGAGGCCTTCCTCGAGAAATACGAGACCGCACCCACCGAGCCGGCCTGA